TCTTGTGCGCGGCGGCATCCGCCAGGCTCCCGAGCGGATACCGCTGGCGGAAGAACTCCCTCAAGCGCTCGGCGAGCCTCATGAGGTTATGACGATTTTGAGACGACGACCTCGTCGCCGCGGACGTTCACCTGGTAGGCTTCTAGCGGGCGAGGGGGCGGCCCGGAAATCACCCGGCCGTTGAGGTCGAACTTCCCGTTATGGCACGCGCACCAGATGACGCTGGCCTCGTCATCATACTGGACGGTGCAGTTGAGGTGCGTGCACACGGCGGAGAAGGCTTTCAATTGAC
This window of the Candidatus Omnitrophota bacterium genome carries:
- a CDS encoding Rieske (2Fe-2S) protein: QLKAFSAVCTHLNCTVQYDDEASVIWCACHNGKFDLNGRVISGPPPRPLEAYQVNVRGDEVVVSKSS